The following nucleotide sequence is from Primulina tabacum isolate GXHZ01 chromosome 2, ASM2559414v2, whole genome shotgun sequence.
AAGGCTTTCCCAGTGTCTGAAATGTTATTGAGTATCTTATAACCCGTGAATTTCAGCAAAGCTACCTGCAAAAGTTTGCCAGAAAGTGAAAAGACATAATCTGAAGTTAGACAAAATGTAGAGACTATATTTTCAAACGTACAAGATTTGATGGCAGAAAAAAATTGCAGGgatatgataatgaaatgatGATAAAAATTTATGAGAGGAAATATCAGATTAAAAATGGACTTCTCTTTCTTTCAACTACACAAAGCTGAATATGTTGCATTTCAATTCAAACTAAAAAATTACataactaaaaaaattacatgcAGTGAAGTATTTTGTGTGAagtatcaagaataaatattgcAAGAAACAACAGAAAGTGGGCACTACCAGAAGAACAGAAAAAGTTGTCCCTCGTACCATCTACAAATGTCAAGTTCAAGCATTTCACACTCAAAACTGTATTTGTTTGCCTCTTGTTAATGTTTAACTGGAGTCTTTTTATCAAACAATGAATTATCTTCTGCTTTCTGATGTTGAAGCATCTTAGTAGCAATTATGACAGACATAGTTAAGAAATTAATATGAGCCCAGAGTTCATATAGAGTCCAAGAGAAAGAGAAAAGACTGAAGAATAATACACTGCAGTAGAAGTAAGAAGAGAGCCAAATTTGATGAAAACTCACTTGATTCTGAAAGAAATATAGAAGAGCGAACAATGACACCCCAAACACAATGTCTGACCAGATATTTGCGAATGCTCTACGGTTCTCCAACCTCCGCTCATCTCTCAATGAAATTCTGTTTGGTAACAAAGAAGTGACTGATGACTCCAAGTGGTCTAGTCCGCTCATTAGataagatatttaattatgatcaggggaaaaagagaaatttatgaaaataatgGTTATAACGTTAGGAAAACTTACGCTTTCTGTCGTATTACCAAGAAAAGATCCTCATCAGAAAGAGGCGGAGATTTACCAATCTCTACTTCAAGTCGATAACGGGCTTTCTCAATATTAAGAGCCTTGatcatttctttcttttgtgATCTCCTCACATCAAGCAACTCTGCAGCGAGTGGAACGGTCTTGACGTACCTGTTCAAGATAATGGGAACTTTGATGGCGTGAAAATGAATAAAACTACAATAGGCCAACTGTCAAGAGACATAGCCAGTACCAAATGAATCTTAACTAGTAAAGAGCTAGTCTATTATTAATTTAGAGTAGGCCATGGCTTAATCATGCGCCTATACAGCTTGAAAATTGACTTCCTCTCTACAGCTTAAAGCAACAATTTAATCAATGCGACTAATTAATATTTTCCCATGTTCATCAGCTAAAGTTTGGAACTTGATCAAAATTTAACTGTTTTGCTTCATAACATTCTATTCTTTTACAAACCCAACAAGGTTTTTTCAATCCTCTCGTCCCATATGAGCACTTGTTTCAACTTTATGAttcaaattaaaacaaaaaagaaaaaaacagaaAACTTTACTATGTAAAATGTGACCCCTTTGCTCTCTCTCCTGACCTTCTGTTTCATTGGGTTGTGTTTAGACTTATGAATTTAAACTTAACGAATTTCAGATTAACCGCTAAAAGTCCCCTTTCAGCCAATATATTTCAGGTGATTtttgataaatttgaaattagcTCTGCCTTACTGTAATTGCAAGTCTGCTCCCTTCAGAAAATGACAGAGTAAGCCAATTCTTGTccactttttaaaatttagaaatCAAGATCACCACCATGTCATCACGAGGACTTCAAAAAAGTATATAACTTCACTAATCCAAAGAGGCAACGCATAGCATGTATAAATATACCTGTCCAAGAACGGCATGAGAACATAGTCATGAACTAAGAAATCCATAGCCCATGGAACAATGATAAGTACTGCCAAAAATTTGGCCTGAAATAAGAAAATTAACGTTATTGAAATGCATGGATGGCTTGGCTTAtaatacttttcaaataatcatCAATGCAACTAGACATGATAATTTAGAATATTTAGAAACATATGTCTCACCAATGCAAAGAGCTACTGCATCTTTATATGCCAAAATTATAACTTTTCCATTACCAACAACTCGACTCAAAGTAAATAGGTGGAAAAATATAGGCAATCGCTGATACTATTAGATTTTACTGTATGAAAGGACATAAGCATGACAAATAGGAATTTCTATTTTTAAACTCAGTTTGGCCAATTCAACAGACCTCATGGTTCATAATGTCCAAGCATCTTGTGTATTTTTCAATTCATCAAAAATTGATTTACACCGCAATAGGCCTTCAAAATAGTACCAACTAATCTGAGCCGTCAAAATCACTAACCTATGCCTTGTccaagaaaataatttaaaaaccaTGGAAAATTTACTTCAATTACTTAAATTGGATGAGTGATCATGTACAGAGTTTGGCTCCACTAAATTCTGAATCCTACATAAaatcctaaataaattattgttcATTGGAGAAGATTAGGTAGTAACCCACATATCCGTACTGGTCTTACGGTCTTACCCAAGGAGCAACAAGCAACAAGGCCAATAACTGGAGTGGTgttttcaaatagtttttcaGAGCGTATTTCATGATCTGTATTGAAACTGAGATTCTGTGGTCCAAATAATTATAAACGGCATTCTGGTTAACGGATTAGATAATATAGCTAACAGAATAACAAAGGCAATGACTGAAAATCTCATGAGTATGATTCAGGGAAATTTTTTCTGGTTACTTTGCTGCAGTTTAATGATTTTCATGATTTTTCATCTTTGACTAGACATAAGAAAGATCCACACGTACAAAAACAAAGAAACGTATAAAATTCAAAGGACTGAGGAAACTCTCATGTTTCATTTTAGTCCTTTCATTATTCATGTGCTTGAATGGCGTAACAAGAGTCTTTTAGCTTCAACATCTTTCCATTTGGACTAATGGCTTAGAGCATCAAAACCAATCTATTTAAACCCCAGGATTCAAATGGTAGACACATACACACTAACACATAATTTTAATATAGGACGCCAACTTTAATGATCGACATCCTAGAATTGGATCATACTTCATGTTTTGAGCATTGTTTGCTAATATCAGTCCTCTTATACTTCGAACTCCAAACAAGTTCTTTCGGGCGTACAACTGAAGTATAATATGATCTACATGATGAATTTGGACGACCCAAATTggataagaaaataaaaatcctaCTGCAGAATCTGGAACTAAAGGACATTATATTCATATTCTTGTATGTAATAAGCACTGTAACAACGCAACAAGATTGACAAATAGTAAGGTATGGTATGAGAATTGTCATCTTGACCAACATAAAAGCATAAGATTAAATCTTGACAGAGTTATCTTGATAACAATTTATCAATCACTCACCGAATTGACCGAGGCATAACGAAAAACTCGATCTTCATAAAGAATGTCATCATCTTCTCTGCCTAGAACCATATCCCTTACAGACTTAACCAATCCTCTCCCAGAAAACATGTCTGTTAAATCTTCTCCTATATCATTTCCAGGCTTTCCAACAGCATCATTCGAGTTTTCAATCCATGATGCGCCATTTCCAGCATCATTACTAGTTCCATCAACAAGCCAATCTTCCCACCTTCTACTCTCCTCATTCTTTACATCTTCCTGTGCTTCCCTCAACTCGACAATTGTCTCAGCTCGCCTTTTCCACGCTTCAAATTTCTCATAATCAGACACTTCATCATCACTAGAATCTTCGGACTCTAACACATCAATCACATCCTCATCTTTCAAACCAAGCCAATTCCCATCCTCGTCAAAAAAGAATATCTGCCACCAGCTTTTCTTCCTCTTCGAATATTTTTTCTTGGCATTCGCAACCAGGCCACGTGACTTTTTCCTCACACTTGACAATCGAACCACAGCAGAAGCCGAATTATGACTCGAAAATGAACTTTCGGAGCTACTGTTCTTGCACCAAGCTAGACTTTGACACAAGACAATTGAATTGCTCATGAAGAAAATGTATGAAATTCCACATTTTCAGCCTCATATACCAATAAAAATGCAATCTTGGTCAGAGACTCACCAAAGATACAATAGAAACCAttgattcaatcaatcatacagcCTCAAGAAATGCAACATGGTCTCTCAATACTATCCAGacttttaaaaaaagaattttGCTAGTGCGCCATTCTTGATAAGATGATTCCAGAAGCTAGAAGAGGGCTCTAAAATATAAATGAGATTAAGCCCGTGAAGCTTCCAGCAAAAAACTTGAAAAGAAGACCAGAATTCTATATTGGGAATCGGATAACGGTCTTGGCTTCATTCTCTTCGGATAAACCCATCGCTGTTTCAGTAATCGTGTGCACTATAACTGTACAGTCGAATTCTGACTCAAACAAGACATTgcacattttcgaaatattaataaaaaattaataattaaatttgtgTTTTTTCATATTATCCAAAAAATATCTTATGTAAAATGTCATGTAACTGAAAACGAAGGATCAAGTTTAAAGTTTTATTAACTTAAGTGATCTTACTATGAGATTAAgcttaaaaatgtttttattttttattaaaattttaattatatcaagTAATTAATAGagaaaatactaaataaatatataattttaagaataatgcataaattttcaaattatcaAACAAATAAGTCTCAAATTACAAATTAAGTGGAGTAAAACTTTAGTCAATAGTTGTTGGGTCGAATGTCATCCCTTAACAGCAAAGAAAGGAAGAGTTCAAAAATTTATTCTGatgcatttttttttcttgtttaaaatttttatattattaaatatctaTTATCTAAAACAAtacatattataaaaaatttatttaaattttttgcgTTTTTTCACGTTTTTTTTCACTTTTTACCAATTTAATATGATCAACCGTTTAGTTAattgtttttcatatttttatccgCAACGAAACTTTTTAGACACATCACTAGAAAGAAgtggaaaaatattttcttattttagaTTTACTTATTGATTTTTAGAAAAGATTTgctaaatatgatattttaaaaatatatttttggagCTTCCATTATAGTTTCGATTTCATTTGTATATTAGTTGTTTAACTTTTTTAATATATACCATTTTGAACACATGTTTCGCATATTTTAGTATATTAGAAAAatgcacgtgcgttgcacgtgagAACATAAACTGCTGAagatatatatgaaattttgatcacatttaaatgaattaaaacatgGCTAATAGCATTTATCAATTGAAACAAACcaaacaacaaaaaataaaaaatcatgaccATAGACGTTATATGAATTGGAGAAGTTATCTTATCCACTTGACACACTTTTCAATATGCTTCTTGGTTTATTTTAACAACTCAACAACTCTCTGTCGTAGTTTGTTATAATATGCATATAACCATTTTGGTATACTCAACAAGTATCTGATCGTTTTTAACATCTATTATGTTATTTACAATCCTCATCTGAGATCTGACATGCTCGTAGTTTGCTTCTTTATCAAGGCATTTTTTCGGTTTTCTACATTGCTTTTATCTGATAATCTTATTTTTCCGATTATTTGTTTTgttgttaaatgatttttcaGTTTTTGACAATCATCAACTATAACTCTTAAGAGAACATGTTTTTAGTCGTGATAGATTTTCACTTGTGACTAAAAGTATGCATAACCTatatattcttcaacaacaTAATCAATGAATAGTGTTGCACATTATTCAAACATTGTGATATTTGtgatatcatttttatatatttagtatcaatattgtcaacatatagctataaggttaataaaattttaacaacTATTTCAGTATTTCTCAATCACTGTGATAAAAAATACTTGAAAATCTCTTCAAATGATTATATCTTAGAATTGTGTCCTTGTTTAATTTGATGCAATTCAGGAAAGTCATCTCGTTCGTCATTTTTTTGAAAGCTTTAGAACAATTATTGCGTGCATCATGTCATGAGGATGATATAGTTTCAATCTAATTTGTTGTGTCtagaacataatattatattattcattgaaacaaaacaaattttcttctgttgagtttacattttgttttataatattttatattttatggaACGACATACAAAACTaataattgtattttaaaaaccTTGAAAAAAGACACGAATAACGTAATTAAATTATGCATATGTGATATCATTCAAATAAATGTCAACGTATTTGTCTTATTAAATATCTCATACAACTGTTTATTTCATAAGCATTTTATGatagtcaaaattaattttatgaaatattgtagaattctatttgaatttcaatattTGGCTAAGTGAATTTATTTGGCAAGGAGTTTTCTATGCCAGCATCGTATATCTTATGAATTAATTGGT
It contains:
- the LOC142528119 gene encoding protein DAY-LENGTH-DEPENDENT DELAYED-GREENING 1, chloroplastic-like, producing the protein MSNSIVLCQSLAWCKNSSSESSFSSHNSASAVVRLSSVRKKSRGLVANAKKKYSKRKKSWWQIFFFDEDGNWLGLKDEDVIDVLESEDSSDDEVSDYEKFEAWKRRAETIVELREAQEDVKNEESRRWEDWLVDGTSNDAGNGASWIENSNDAVGKPGNDIGEDLTDMFSGRGLVKSVRDMVLGREDDDILYEDRVFRYASVNSAKFLAVLIIVPWAMDFLVHDYVLMPFLDRYVKTVPLAAELLDVRRSQKKEMIKALNIEKARYRLEVEIGKSPPLSDEDLFLVIRQKAISLRDERRLENRRAFANIWSDIVFGVSLFALLYFFQNQVALLKFTGYKILNNISDTGKAFLIILITDIFLGYHSESGWQTLLEVIVEHYGLEVDQAAITIFICFVPVVIDACVKLWLFKYLPKLSAKVSTIFQEMKRH